Proteins co-encoded in one Flavobacterium sp. M31R6 genomic window:
- a CDS encoding FtsW/RodA/SpoVE family cell cycle protein: MKELINKLKGDKGIWSFVALLGLFSFMPVFSASSNLAYLGHGTGNTLGYLVKHFAHICIGFLIIYWVHKIPYHYFRAISKAGLPVVWILLAYTLVKGTVIAGANASRWIQIPFIGLSFQTSTLAAIMLFIFVARYLSKTRETPITFKSSLWELWTPVFITLMFILPANFSTTALIFAMVVMLAFIGRYPLKYIFFIIGSGVVILFLFFLMSKAFPESKFFSRVGTWQSRIENFTSNKADEDDYQIEKAKIAIASGQLYGLGPGKSVQKNFLPQSSSDFIYAIIVEEYGLVGGLGVLILYLLLLFRFVVASHKANTLFGKLVVIGLGFPMIFQAMINMAVAVELLPVTGQTLPLISSGGSSIWMTCFGLGIILSVTKKEEEIAQEKLEKEKREEILQKLIDRELEADLEEADFKNVNDNFDTSGYSITDNSTNPMDAVLK; the protein is encoded by the coding sequence ATGAAAGAACTAATTAACAAGCTAAAAGGAGATAAAGGCATTTGGTCATTCGTGGCCTTGTTGGGCCTGTTTTCCTTTATGCCAGTTTTTAGTGCAAGTAGTAATTTGGCTTATTTAGGGCATGGTACTGGGAATACTTTGGGTTATTTGGTGAAGCATTTTGCCCATATCTGTATTGGTTTTTTAATTATTTATTGGGTTCATAAAATTCCTTATCATTATTTCAGAGCCATTTCAAAAGCGGGATTGCCTGTAGTTTGGATTTTATTGGCTTATACTTTGGTTAAAGGAACTGTGATTGCAGGTGCCAATGCCAGTCGATGGATTCAGATTCCATTCATCGGGTTGTCGTTTCAAACTTCTACACTGGCGGCAATTATGTTGTTTATTTTTGTTGCTCGTTATTTATCTAAAACCAGAGAGACGCCTATTACTTTCAAGTCCTCTTTATGGGAGCTATGGACTCCGGTTTTTATAACTTTGATGTTTATTCTGCCGGCAAATTTTTCGACCACGGCTTTAATTTTTGCAATGGTAGTTATGCTTGCTTTTATAGGTAGATATCCTTTGAAGTACATATTTTTTATCATAGGTTCTGGAGTTGTGATTTTGTTTTTGTTTTTTTTAATGTCAAAAGCTTTTCCTGAATCTAAATTTTTCAGTAGGGTAGGGACTTGGCAAAGTCGTATTGAGAATTTTACAAGTAATAAAGCAGACGAGGATGATTATCAAATAGAAAAGGCTAAAATTGCTATTGCTTCAGGTCAATTATATGGTTTAGGACCAGGGAAAAGTGTTCAGAAAAATTTCTTGCCACAGTCCTCTTCCGATTTTATTTATGCCATTATTGTTGAAGAATATGGACTTGTTGGAGGTTTGGGGGTTCTAATATTGTACCTTCTTTTGTTATTCCGATTTGTAGTTGCCTCACATAAGGCGAATACGCTCTTTGGAAAATTAGTGGTAATAGGTTTAGGCTTTCCAATGATTTTTCAGGCCATGATTAATATGGCAGTTGCGGTGGAATTATTGCCAGTTACAGGACAAACATTGCCTTTGATAAGTAGTGGAGGTAGTTCGATTTGGATGACCTGTTTCGGACTCGGAATTATTTTGAGCGTGACCAAGAAAGAAGAGGAAATTGCACAGGAAAAATTAGAAAAAGAAAAAAGAGAAGAAATACTTCAAAAACTTATAGATAGAGAATTGGAAGCAGATCTTGAGGAAGCAGATTTTAAAAATGTAAATGACAATTTTGACACAAGCGGTTATTCTATTACGGATAATTCAACAAACCCAATGGATGCGGTGTTGAAATAA
- the murG gene encoding undecaprenyldiphospho-muramoylpentapeptide beta-N-acetylglucosaminyltransferase — protein sequence MAKHRFILSGGGTGGHIYPAIAIANELESRFPDAEILFVGAKDKMEMQKVPQAGYKIKGLWIAGLQRKLTIQNAMFPFKLLNSLWESRKIIKKFQPDVVIGTGGFASGPLLKMANSMNIPTVIQEQNSYPGITNKLLSKKANSICVAYDHLERFFPKEKMILTGNPVRQDLLDIQDKRKEAIEYFNLDPSKKTLLVLGGSLGARRINQLIEKELANLLSLNVQVIWQCGKFYLEDYKKYIKHNVQVVAFIERMDLVYAAADIVISRAGASSVSELCIVGKPVIFIPSPNVAEDHQTKNAQAIVNKKGAILLKESQLDEDFSLVFESLIKDQGKQDQLSENIKLLAKPKATEQIVDAIVKLIKK from the coding sequence ATGGCAAAACATAGATTTATCTTGAGTGGAGGTGGGACAGGAGGACATATTTATCCTGCAATTGCAATTGCAAATGAATTGGAGTCTCGTTTTCCCGATGCTGAAATTTTGTTCGTTGGTGCCAAAGACAAAATGGAAATGCAAAAAGTGCCTCAAGCGGGTTACAAAATAAAAGGTCTTTGGATTGCTGGTCTACAAAGAAAACTAACAATTCAAAACGCAATGTTCCCATTCAAATTATTGAATAGTTTATGGGAATCTAGAAAAATTATAAAAAAATTCCAGCCGGATGTTGTTATTGGTACAGGTGGATTTGCCAGTGGACCATTATTGAAAATGGCCAATAGCATGAATATCCCAACCGTAATCCAAGAACAAAATTCTTATCCGGGGATTACTAATAAACTTTTGAGTAAAAAGGCGAATAGCATTTGTGTTGCCTATGATCATCTGGAGCGTTTTTTTCCGAAAGAAAAAATGATTTTGACGGGGAATCCAGTTCGTCAAGATTTATTGGATATACAAGACAAAAGAAAAGAAGCTATCGAATATTTTAATTTGGACCCATCCAAGAAAACACTGCTGGTTCTTGGTGGTAGCCTTGGCGCCAGAAGAATTAATCAATTGATCGAAAAAGAATTGGCTAATCTGCTTTCTTTAAATGTGCAAGTGATATGGCAATGTGGGAAATTTTATTTAGAGGATTATAAAAAATATATTAAGCATAATGTACAAGTAGTTGCCTTTATCGAAAGAATGGATTTAGTTTATGCCGCTGCAGACATAGTTATTTCGAGAGCCGGGGCTTCTTCTGTTTCGGAGTTGTGTATTGTTGGTAAGCCAGTGATTTTTATTCCTTCGCCTAATGTGGCCGAAGATCACCAAACTAAAAATGCACAGGCAATAGTAAATAAGAAAGGAGCTATTTTGCTTAAAGAATCACAATTGGATGAAGATTTTAGCTTAGTTTTTGAATCGTTGATAAAAGACCAAGGGAAGCAAGATCAATTAAGTGAAAATATTAAATTATTGGCTAAGCCAAAAGCGACTGAACAAATTGTCGATGCAATTGTTAAGTTGATTAAAAAATAA
- a CDS encoding penicillin-binding protein — protein sequence MAVEDKYISYRTYLVAVFIFLMAIAIAVKLTNIQWVDGDHYRELAKERTVRNFVIPANKGNIYSADGSLLATSIPNYAIRFDAVAPKTEVFEKNVKLLSDSLGMLLKKSSSTIQSELRRARAHKNRYFLVAQKLSYTEYMKIKGFPLFNLGAYKGGIIIEQKTVREHPIGHIAERTIGYERKMPEGYSDGKGIEWAYSKYLNGKDGKILKQKIAKGQWKPIRDVNEVEPQDGYDVISTIDVYIQDIAHHALLKQLEEYEADHGCVVVMETKTGHIKAISNLGRATDGSYYETTNYAYAESHEPGSTFKLVDLMSILEDKVADTSTVYDSHGGVVIYSGRKVRDSHEGGYGKISLARGFEVSSNTVMVQAVYNNYKNNPTKFVNHINSYGLNKRLGLAFKGEGRPVIPQPTDKNWSNISLPWMAFGYGVSVTPLQTLTFYNAVANNGVMVKPQLVSEIKAWNKTIKKYDTEVMNPRICSPETLKKVRAVLVNVVKKGTGSKLYSKDFSMAGKTGTAQANYAANGGKDKHYVSSFVGYFPADSPKYSCIVVVHKPNTSGNDYYGADVAGPVFKRIAQKIFTDTPSTNVIKKLDNPNPKQESSYNAYYVKMQKKQNSVPNVKGMSGMDAVALLENLGLKVKAIGIGKVKKQSIQAGQSIVKNSSILLELS from the coding sequence ATGGCAGTAGAAGATAAATATATATCCTATAGAACCTACTTGGTTGCCGTTTTCATCTTTTTGATGGCAATTGCTATTGCTGTTAAGTTAACTAATATTCAATGGGTTGATGGAGATCATTACCGAGAATTAGCTAAAGAAAGAACAGTTAGAAATTTTGTTATTCCTGCAAATAAAGGTAATATCTATTCAGCTGATGGAAGCCTTTTGGCAACCTCAATTCCTAATTATGCAATTCGTTTTGATGCTGTTGCACCAAAAACAGAAGTTTTTGAGAAAAATGTAAAATTGCTGTCTGATTCATTGGGAATGTTACTTAAAAAATCCAGCAGTACAATTCAAAGTGAATTAAGAAGAGCGAGAGCGCATAAAAACAGATATTTTTTGGTGGCTCAAAAGTTGAGTTATACTGAATATATGAAAATAAAAGGCTTTCCGTTATTTAATTTGGGAGCTTATAAGGGCGGAATTATAATTGAGCAAAAAACAGTTAGAGAACATCCAATTGGCCACATAGCTGAGCGTACTATTGGTTATGAAAGAAAAATGCCTGAAGGATATTCAGACGGAAAAGGGATCGAGTGGGCGTATAGTAAATACCTAAACGGAAAAGACGGAAAGATATTAAAACAAAAAATTGCTAAAGGGCAATGGAAACCTATCCGTGATGTAAATGAAGTAGAACCACAAGATGGATATGATGTTATCTCAACGATAGATGTTTATATTCAGGATATTGCACATCATGCTTTGTTGAAACAATTGGAAGAATACGAAGCAGATCATGGTTGCGTAGTTGTTATGGAAACCAAGACAGGTCATATCAAAGCCATTTCAAATTTAGGAAGAGCAACCGATGGTAGTTATTATGAAACTACTAATTATGCTTACGCTGAATCCCATGAGCCAGGGTCTACTTTTAAATTAGTTGATTTGATGTCGATTTTAGAAGATAAAGTTGCGGATACAAGTACTGTATATGATAGTCACGGTGGAGTTGTTATTTACTCAGGAAGGAAAGTAAGAGACTCTCATGAAGGAGGTTATGGTAAAATATCTTTGGCTAGAGGATTTGAAGTTTCTTCGAATACAGTAATGGTTCAAGCCGTTTATAATAATTACAAAAACAATCCTACGAAGTTTGTGAATCATATTAATTCCTATGGTTTAAATAAGAGACTAGGATTGGCTTTTAAGGGTGAAGGAAGGCCAGTTATTCCGCAACCGACAGATAAAAATTGGTCTAACATTTCACTTCCGTGGATGGCTTTCGGATATGGAGTTTCGGTTACACCTTTGCAAACTTTAACCTTTTATAATGCTGTTGCTAATAATGGAGTAATGGTAAAACCACAATTAGTTTCTGAAATCAAAGCTTGGAATAAGACCATAAAAAAATACGATACAGAAGTTATGAATCCAAGGATTTGTTCTCCTGAAACGTTAAAAAAAGTAAGAGCAGTTTTGGTTAATGTGGTAAAAAAAGGAACAGGGTCAAAATTGTATTCCAAAGATTTTTCTATGGCAGGTAAAACGGGGACAGCGCAAGCAAATTATGCGGCAAATGGAGGAAAAGATAAACATTATGTTTCTTCTTTTGTAGGCTATTTTCCAGCTGATAGTCCTAAGTATTCCTGTATTGTAGTGGTTCATAAACCTAATACTTCTGGTAATGATTATTATGGTGCCGATGTTGCTGGGCCAGTTTTTAAGAGAATAGCCCAAAAAATATTTACAGATACGCCTTCTACGAATGTGATTAAGAAATTAGATAATCCTAATCCAAAACAAGAGAGCAGTTATAATGCCTATTATGTAAAAATGCAGAAAAAGCAAAATTCTGTTCCAAATGTGAAAGGAATGTCAGGAATGGATGCAGTTGCGTTATTGGAGAATTTGGGCTTAAAGGTTAAAGCTATTGGAATTGGGAAAGTAAAAAAACAATCCATTCAAGCGGGACAAAGTATTGTAAAAAATTCATCAATTCTATTGGAATTATCATGA
- a CDS encoding FtsL-like putative cell division protein has product MKGGIYNILKAQFLIDDNAVKNWRFIVFVILLAIIMIANTQRYEQKVFKIVELTNKVKELRSEFVDRRSELMKLKMESTVSAKMEEKQIFPSTVPPVKIEVEEPKEKNFLERIWQ; this is encoded by the coding sequence ATGAAAGGTGGAATTTATAACATATTAAAAGCACAGTTTCTTATAGATGATAACGCAGTCAAAAATTGGCGCTTTATTGTCTTTGTGATTTTACTTGCTATAATAATGATTGCCAATACACAGCGTTACGAACAAAAAGTATTTAAGATTGTTGAATTGACCAATAAAGTAAAAGAGTTGCGTTCTGAATTTGTAGACAGACGTTCTGAGTTGATGAAACTCAAAATGGAATCTACGGTTTCGGCTAAGATGGAAGAAAAACAAATTTTCCCATCAACCGTTCCTCCAGTTAAAATAGAAGTTGAAGAACCTAAAGAGAAAAATTTCTTAGAAAGAATATGGCAGTAG
- the murD gene encoding UDP-N-acetylmuramoyl-L-alanine--D-glutamate ligase gives MRLVILGGGESGVGTAILGKKKGYDVFVSDFGKIKDSYKEVLIINGIAWEEEKHTEGLVLNADLVMKSPGIPDKSPIVKQLKSKGIAVISEIEFAAPFTKAFTVGITGSNGKTTTTMLTHHLLKTAGLNVGLAGNVGKSFAWQVADNDYDFYVIELSSFQLDGIVDYRPDIAIITNISPDHLDRYEYKYQNYIESKFRITMNQTEEDFLIYDANDEAILEWLSKNKVKAKLIPFSLTDEFTEGAYIKNNKMEVKINQEEFTMDTEYIALEGKHNLKNAMAATSVAKILQIRKETIRESLSNFQGVEHRLEKVLKIQNVQYINDSKATNVNSVFFALDSMNTPTVWIVGGVDKGNDYHELMSLVREKVKAIVCLGVDNKKIIDAFGNVVDIMVEVTSMSEAVRMAQRLSEKGDTVLLSPACASFDLFESYEDRGKQFKQAVKNL, from the coding sequence ATGAGGCTAGTGATTTTAGGGGGAGGAGAAAGTGGTGTTGGTACTGCTATTCTCGGTAAGAAAAAAGGTTATGATGTTTTTGTTTCCGATTTTGGAAAGATAAAAGACAGTTATAAAGAGGTGTTAATTATAAACGGCATCGCTTGGGAAGAAGAAAAACATACTGAGGGTTTAGTTTTGAATGCCGATTTGGTTATGAAAAGCCCCGGTATTCCTGATAAATCACCAATTGTGAAGCAATTAAAAAGTAAAGGTATTGCGGTAATCTCCGAGATTGAATTTGCCGCTCCTTTTACCAAAGCTTTTACGGTCGGAATAACAGGTAGTAACGGGAAAACAACTACCACAATGCTTACTCATCATTTGTTGAAAACGGCAGGATTGAATGTTGGGTTAGCCGGAAATGTAGGTAAAAGTTTTGCATGGCAGGTCGCAGATAATGATTATGATTTTTATGTAATTGAGTTGAGCAGTTTTCAGTTAGATGGAATTGTGGATTACAGACCAGACATTGCTATAATAACGAATATTAGTCCTGATCATTTAGATCGATATGAGTACAAATATCAAAATTACATAGAGTCTAAGTTTCGTATCACGATGAATCAAACGGAGGAAGATTTCCTTATTTACGATGCAAATGATGAAGCCATTTTAGAATGGTTGAGTAAAAATAAAGTTAAAGCCAAATTAATTCCTTTTTCGTTAACCGACGAATTTACTGAAGGAGCTTATATAAAAAATAACAAAATGGAAGTAAAGATCAACCAAGAAGAGTTTACAATGGACACAGAATACATTGCATTAGAAGGAAAACATAATTTAAAGAATGCTATGGCAGCCACTTCTGTTGCAAAAATTTTGCAAATAAGAAAAGAAACGATTCGTGAGAGTTTATCTAATTTTCAAGGTGTTGAACATCGTTTGGAAAAAGTTTTGAAGATTCAGAATGTTCAATATATCAATGATTCAAAAGCTACTAATGTAAATTCAGTATTCTTCGCTTTAGACAGTATGAACACACCTACTGTTTGGATAGTGGGAGGAGTTGATAAAGGAAATGATTACCATGAATTAATGTCGTTAGTTCGTGAAAAAGTAAAAGCAATTGTTTGTTTAGGAGTTGATAATAAAAAAATTATTGATGCCTTCGGGAATGTGGTTGATATAATGGTTGAAGTAACTAGTATGAGTGAAGCTGTTCGTATGGCCCAACGTTTATCTGAAAAAGGAGATACAGTGTTATTGTCTCCAGCATGTGCCAGTTTTGATTTGTTTGAAAGCTATGAAGACAGAGGAAAGCAATTTAAACAAGCGGTAAAGAATTTATAA
- the mraY gene encoding phospho-N-acetylmuramoyl-pentapeptide-transferase has product MLYYLFQYLDKVMDVPGTGVFQYITFRSSLALMLSLLLSTIYGKRIIGFLSRQQVGETVRELGLAGQNEKAGTPTMGGIIIIFATLVPVILFAKLHNIYIVLLIVTTLWMGTIGFIDDYIKIFKKDKQGLKGIFKVFGQVGLGVIVGSVLYFSPAVTVRTDTGKVDIFKQTTETVVKPASMEEKSTATTIPFFKNNEFDYAELLAWTGEGYEKWAWLVFIPIVIFIITAVSNGANLTDGIDGLAAGTSAVSVFALAIFTFVSGNIIFSNYLNIMYIPNSGEMTVFIASFLGALIGFLWYNSYPASVFMGDTGSLTIGGIIAVLAIAVRKEMLIPLLCGIFLVENFSVVLQVSYFKYTKKRFGEGRRIFLMSPLHHHYQKKGYHESKIVTRFWVVAIMLAILSIVTLKLR; this is encoded by the coding sequence ATGCTATACTACTTATTTCAATATTTAGACAAAGTAATGGATGTTCCTGGTACAGGGGTTTTTCAATACATCACCTTTAGATCGTCCTTGGCATTGATGTTATCATTGTTATTGTCTACCATTTATGGAAAACGCATAATTGGTTTTTTAAGTAGACAGCAAGTGGGGGAAACAGTTCGTGAATTGGGGTTGGCTGGACAAAATGAAAAAGCGGGTACACCAACAATGGGGGGTATCATTATCATATTTGCGACTTTGGTTCCTGTGATACTTTTTGCTAAACTGCATAATATCTATATTGTTTTATTGATAGTTACCACCTTATGGATGGGAACTATTGGTTTTATTGACGATTATATTAAGATTTTTAAGAAAGACAAACAAGGTCTTAAAGGTATATTTAAAGTATTTGGTCAAGTTGGACTAGGAGTAATTGTTGGGTCAGTTCTGTATTTCAGCCCTGCCGTTACCGTTAGAACCGATACAGGTAAGGTTGATATTTTTAAACAAACTACAGAAACTGTTGTTAAACCAGCTTCAATGGAGGAAAAATCAACTGCTACTACAATTCCTTTCTTCAAAAATAATGAATTTGATTATGCCGAATTATTAGCTTGGACAGGCGAAGGGTATGAAAAATGGGCTTGGTTGGTTTTTATTCCAATCGTCATTTTTATAATCACAGCAGTTTCAAACGGGGCCAATTTAACTGACGGTATTGACGGTCTGGCTGCAGGAACTTCTGCGGTTTCGGTTTTTGCATTAGCGATTTTCACATTTGTTTCGGGTAATATTATTTTCTCAAACTATCTAAACATAATGTACATACCCAATTCGGGTGAGATGACTGTTTTTATAGCTTCATTTCTCGGTGCTTTGATTGGTTTTCTTTGGTACAACTCCTACCCAGCATCTGTTTTTATGGGAGATACAGGAAGTTTAACTATCGGAGGAATTATTGCGGTACTAGCAATTGCTGTTCGAAAAGAAATGCTAATTCCTTTATTGTGTGGAATCTTTTTGGTTGAAAACTTCTCTGTTGTTTTGCAAGTAAGCTATTTTAAATATACTAAAAAACGCTTTGGAGAAGGGCGAAGGATTTTTCTAATGTCACCACTGCATCATCATTATCAAAAGAAGGGATATCATGAAAGTAAGATAGTGACGCGGTTTTGGGTAGTAGCTATCATGCTGGCCATTTTATCAATTGTTACACTGAAACTGAGATAG
- a CDS encoding UDP-N-acetylmuramoyl-L-alanyl-D-glutamate--2,6-diaminopimelate ligase produces the protein MSILKDILYKVAIESVTGSTEIAINQLNFDSRKVEKNDVFIAIRGTISDGHDFIEKAIGLGATAVICDTLPASLQNGVTYVCVKDTNAALAFMAANYFGNPSQKLKLVGITGTNGKTTIASLLYQMFKKADFKVGLLSTVKILVDDVEYKATHTTPDSITINSFLKEMVDAGVEYCFMEVSSHGIHQKRTEALHFRGGIFTNLSHDHLDYHPTFAEYRDVKKSFFDHLPSDAFALTNIDDKNGQVMLQNTAAKKLTYALKTYADYKAQILENQLSGLLLKINGNEVWVKLIGTFNAYNLLAIYGTAVELGLDSLEVLRLMSELESVSGRFQYIVSNTNITAIVDYAHTPDALENVLNTINDVRTNNEQLITVVGCGGNRDTAKRPVMANIATELSDKVILTSDNPRNEEPEAIIQEMEKGIQSQNFKKVLSITDRLQAIKTACQLAQPNDIILIAGKGHETYQEIKGVRHDFDDMKNVKEILDQLLK, from the coding sequence ATGAGTATACTAAAAGACATATTATATAAAGTAGCGATAGAATCTGTAACGGGTTCTACCGAAATTGCTATCAACCAATTGAATTTTGATTCTAGAAAAGTAGAAAAAAATGACGTTTTTATTGCGATTCGAGGGACTATTTCAGATGGGCATGATTTTATTGAAAAAGCAATTGGACTTGGTGCTACAGCGGTTATTTGTGATACGCTTCCGGCTAGTCTGCAAAATGGAGTGACTTATGTGTGTGTGAAAGACACCAATGCCGCCTTGGCTTTTATGGCTGCCAATTATTTTGGTAATCCATCGCAAAAGCTAAAATTGGTTGGTATTACAGGAACGAATGGTAAAACAACTATTGCTTCTCTGTTATATCAAATGTTTAAAAAAGCAGATTTTAAAGTAGGTTTGCTTTCTACTGTGAAGATTTTAGTTGATGATGTAGAATATAAAGCAACCCATACTACTCCAGATTCTATAACTATAAATTCTTTCCTCAAGGAAATGGTGGATGCTGGTGTTGAATATTGTTTTATGGAGGTAAGCTCGCATGGTATTCACCAAAAGCGAACTGAGGCTTTGCATTTTAGAGGAGGAATATTTACTAATTTATCCCATGATCATTTAGATTATCATCCGACGTTTGCGGAATATAGAGATGTAAAAAAATCTTTTTTCGATCATTTACCAAGTGATGCTTTTGCGCTTACCAATATCGACGATAAAAATGGGCAAGTAATGCTTCAAAATACTGCTGCCAAAAAACTTACTTATGCTCTAAAAACTTATGCCGATTATAAAGCACAAATTCTGGAAAATCAATTGTCTGGTTTGTTGTTGAAAATAAATGGTAATGAAGTTTGGGTGAAATTAATTGGAACTTTTAATGCTTATAACCTGTTGGCAATATATGGGACGGCTGTAGAATTAGGGCTGGACAGTTTGGAAGTACTGCGATTGATGTCAGAATTGGAAAGTGTTTCTGGACGATTCCAATATATTGTTTCCAATACAAACATAACGGCTATAGTAGATTATGCTCATACACCAGATGCACTCGAAAATGTTTTGAATACCATTAACGATGTGCGAACCAATAATGAACAATTAATAACAGTTGTGGGTTGTGGAGGTAACAGAGATACTGCAAAACGTCCTGTTATGGCCAATATCGCCACAGAATTAAGTGATAAAGTAATTTTGACTTCGGATAATCCTAGAAACGAAGAGCCGGAAGCCATTATTCAAGAAATGGAAAAAGGGATTCAATCTCAAAATTTCAAAAAAGTTTTGTCGATTACGGATAGGCTGCAAGCGATTAAAACAGCTTGTCAATTGGCACAGCCAAATGATATTATATTGATTGCTGGTAAAGGGCATGAAACCTATCAGGAAATCAAAGGGGTACGTCATGATTTTGATGACATGAAAAATGTAAAAGAGATTTTAGATCAACTGTTAAAATAA
- the rsmH gene encoding 16S rRNA (cytosine(1402)-N(4))-methyltransferase RsmH, with translation MTTTMEYHNPVLLHASVDGLNINPDGVYVDVTFGGGGHSKEILSRLGPNGKLFAFDQDEDALANALPDERFTLINENFRFIKRFLRFYGIKEVDGILGDLGVSSHQFDVPERGFSTRFDAGLDMRMSQKNDLNAYRVVNEYDDANLRRVFLDYGELKNAPALARTIIEAREHQLIKTTDELKEVLAKYLPERVRNKILAQIYQAIRIEVNQEMDVLKEFLEQSLEILKPGGRLSVISYHSLEDRLVKRFIKNGMFEGEPERDFYGNFSVPFKTIGKLIVPDNEEIKINNRARSAKLRIAEKK, from the coding sequence ATGACGACGACAATGGAATATCATAATCCAGTATTGCTACATGCTTCGGTAGATGGCTTGAATATAAACCCAGACGGAGTTTATGTGGATGTAACTTTTGGAGGAGGTGGTCATTCAAAGGAAATATTGAGTAGGCTGGGGCCAAATGGTAAATTGTTTGCCTTTGACCAAGATGAAGATGCTTTAGCAAATGCTTTGCCTGATGAAAGATTTACGCTTATTAACGAAAATTTTAGATTTATAAAAAGGTTTTTGCGTTTTTATGGTATAAAAGAAGTCGATGGTATTTTGGGAGATTTGGGAGTTTCTTCTCATCAGTTTGATGTGCCTGAAAGAGGTTTTTCGACTCGATTTGATGCCGGACTGGATATGAGAATGAGTCAAAAAAATGATTTGAATGCCTATCGAGTAGTAAATGAATATGATGATGCCAACTTGAGAAGAGTGTTTTTGGATTATGGAGAGTTGAAAAATGCACCAGCTTTGGCCAGAACAATTATAGAAGCTAGAGAGCATCAATTAATCAAAACTACAGATGAATTGAAAGAAGTCTTGGCGAAATATTTGCCTGAAAGAGTTCGAAATAAAATATTGGCTCAAATCTATCAGGCGATTCGTATTGAGGTAAATCAAGAAATGGATGTTTTGAAAGAGTTTTTGGAACAATCCCTTGAAATTTTGAAACCAGGAGGAAGATTGAGTGTGATTTCTTATCATTCATTAGAAGATAGATTGGTAAAAAGATTCATAAAAAATGGAATGTTCGAAGGAGAGCCTGAGCGCGATTTTTATGGAAATTTTTCGGTTCCTTTTAAAACTATCGGAAAATTAATTGTTCCTGATAACGAAGAAATCAAAATAAACAATAGAGCCAGAAGTGCTAAGTTGAGAATTGCTGAGAAAAAGTAA